In a genomic window of Paraburkholderia phenazinium:
- a CDS encoding ABC transporter permease, with amino-acid sequence MALIGMLGFGPDGWGGVVLLAALMTVALTLAALAVGAVFGALVAAAKLSRFRTLRIVGDFYTTVFRGVPELLVIYLFYFGGSTLVTTIGQWFGADGFVGVPPFVIGALAVGMISGAYQAEVYRAAVLAVSRGELEAARSIGMPTLTMARRILIPQVLRFALPGIGNVWQLSLKDSALISVTGLAELLRVSQVAAGSTHQYFTFFVVGGGLYLVMTSISNRVFNHAEARVGRSFRRNFARN; translated from the coding sequence ATGGCTCTGATCGGGATGCTCGGCTTCGGGCCGGATGGCTGGGGCGGCGTCGTGCTGCTGGCGGCCTTGATGACCGTCGCGCTGACGCTCGCGGCGCTCGCCGTCGGCGCGGTGTTCGGCGCACTGGTGGCGGCGGCGAAGCTGTCGCGCTTTCGCACGCTGCGCATCGTCGGCGACTTCTACACGACCGTGTTTCGCGGCGTGCCCGAACTGCTCGTCATCTATCTTTTCTATTTCGGCGGTTCGACGCTGGTGACGACGATCGGCCAGTGGTTCGGCGCCGACGGCTTCGTCGGCGTGCCGCCCTTCGTGATCGGCGCGCTCGCGGTGGGGATGATCTCCGGCGCGTACCAGGCCGAGGTGTACCGCGCGGCGGTGCTGGCGGTGTCGCGCGGCGAACTGGAAGCGGCCCGTTCCATCGGCATGCCCACGCTGACCATGGCGCGCCGCATCCTGATCCCGCAGGTGCTGCGCTTCGCGTTGCCGGGCATCGGCAATGTCTGGCAATTGAGCCTCAAGGATTCCGCGCTGATCTCGGTCACGGGCCTCGCCGAACTGCTGCGCGTGAGCCAGGTTGCCGCGGGTTCGACTCATCAATATTTCACGTTCTTCGTCGTGGGCGGCGGCCTGTACCTGGTGATGACGAGCATCTCGAACCGGGTCTTCAACCACGCGGAAGCCCGCGTAGGCCGGTCCTTCCGCCGCAATTTCGCCCGCAACTGA
- a CDS encoding arylamine N-acetyltransferase family protein has translation MSNALDLDLYFSRIGYEGPRTATLAVLRELHRLHPLAIPFENLDPLSGRTVSLELPAVVNKLLERRRGGYCFEQNRVFAHALMQLGFRVTPLIARVLWGREADAVTARTHMLLRVDIDDTPWLADVGFGSATLTAPLRLEAGMPQATPLEAFRLADASHGALDLEVQSGDGWMKAYRFEQQRAEWIDYEVSNWYTSTWPASLFVSNLIVCRVLPHGRLALRNDRLTERAADGQVVSEQVIGTAADLAACLGERFGLPVGEFDVPRLFERIRESH, from the coding sequence ATGTCAAATGCACTCGACCTCGACCTGTATTTTTCCCGCATCGGCTACGAGGGTCCGCGCACGGCGACGCTCGCCGTGCTGCGCGAACTGCACCGCCTGCATCCGCTCGCGATCCCCTTCGAAAATCTCGACCCGCTGAGCGGCCGCACGGTCTCGCTGGAATTGCCGGCCGTCGTCAACAAGCTGCTCGAGCGCCGGCGGGGCGGTTATTGCTTCGAGCAGAACCGGGTGTTCGCCCATGCGCTGATGCAACTGGGCTTTCGCGTGACGCCTCTGATCGCGCGGGTGTTGTGGGGGCGTGAGGCGGACGCCGTCACGGCTCGCACCCATATGCTGCTGCGCGTCGATATCGACGACACGCCCTGGCTCGCAGACGTCGGGTTCGGCAGCGCGACGCTGACCGCGCCCTTGCGTCTCGAGGCGGGCATGCCGCAAGCCACGCCGCTCGAGGCGTTTCGCCTCGCGGATGCGTCGCATGGCGCGCTCGACCTGGAAGTGCAGTCGGGCGACGGCTGGATGAAGGCCTACCGCTTCGAGCAGCAGCGCGCCGAGTGGATCGACTATGAGGTGTCGAACTGGTACACCTCCACCTGGCCGGCGTCGCTCTTCGTGAGCAACCTGATTGTCTGCCGGGTCTTGCCGCATGGGCGCCTCGCGCTGCGCAACGACCGTTTGACGGAGCGCGCCGCTGACGGCCAGGTGGTCAGTGAACAGGTGATCGGAACGGCCGCCGACCTCGCGGCATGCCTCGGCGAACGGTTCGGCTTGCCGGTCGGCGAGTTCGACGTGCCGCGTCTGTTCGAGCGCATCCGGGAGTCGCACTGA
- a CDS encoding transporter substrate-binding domain-containing protein — translation MKVKRTTLAKALIGAVLGAATILAAPVQAKEWKTVTIALEGGYAPWNLTLPGGKLGGFEPELVANLCARIQLQCNLVAQDWDGMIPGLQAGKFDVLMDAISITPEREKIIAFSRPYAATPATFAVTDTKILPKAGPTSAVLKLTGDPKTDQPTVDSLRKELKGKTIGIQSGTVYTKFINDGFKDVATIRVYKTSPERDLDLANGRIDASFDDVTYYAANTDKKETASIVMAGPKIGGPIWGPGEGLAFRQQDADLRAKFDTAIAAALADGTVKKLSVKWFKTDVTP, via the coding sequence GTGAAGGTAAAGCGCACTACGTTGGCTAAAGCATTGATTGGCGCCGTCCTCGGCGCAGCGACTATTCTCGCGGCCCCTGTGCAGGCGAAAGAATGGAAAACGGTGACCATCGCGCTGGAAGGCGGCTATGCACCGTGGAATCTGACGCTGCCGGGCGGCAAGCTGGGCGGCTTCGAACCGGAACTGGTGGCGAACCTGTGTGCGCGCATCCAGTTGCAGTGCAACCTCGTCGCCCAGGATTGGGACGGCATGATCCCGGGTCTGCAAGCCGGCAAGTTCGACGTGCTGATGGACGCCATTTCGATCACGCCGGAGCGCGAAAAGATCATCGCCTTCTCGCGTCCTTATGCGGCTACGCCGGCCACCTTCGCCGTGACCGACACCAAGATCCTGCCGAAGGCCGGTCCGACCAGCGCCGTCCTCAAGCTGACCGGCGACCCGAAGACCGACCAACCGACCGTCGACTCGTTGCGTAAGGAGTTGAAGGGCAAGACCATCGGTATCCAGTCGGGCACGGTCTATACCAAGTTCATCAACGACGGCTTCAAGGACGTCGCCACGATCCGCGTCTACAAGACCTCGCCGGAGCGTGACCTCGATCTGGCGAACGGCCGTATCGACGCTTCCTTCGACGACGTGACCTACTACGCCGCCAACACGGACAAGAAAGAGACCGCTTCGATCGTGATGGCCGGACCGAAGATCGGTGGCCCGATCTGGGGTCCGGGTGAAGGCCTCGCGTTCCGCCAGCAGGACGCCGACCTGAGGGCGAAGTTCGACACCGCGATTGCCGCGGCGCTTGCAGACGGCACGGTGAAGAAGCTCTCCGTGAAGTGGTTCAAGACGGACGTCACGCCCTGA
- a CDS encoding ABC transporter permease, translated as MHIDFDFLFDTLRQLLGAVPTTLGLFFSSLILGGLLSLVIVTMRVSPHWLPNRFARAYILVFRGSPLLIQMFLVYYGLGQFGVIRESFLWPVLREPYMCAVLSLALCTAGYTAEIIRGGLMAVPVGQIEAGYAIGLSGFALLRRVIGPIALRQCLPAYSTEAVLLVKSTALASLVTVWEVTGVAQQIIQQTYRTTEVFICAALIYLFLNFVIVRLLGLLEVRLSRHLRAVPVQVASRPVSATTEARRAAH; from the coding sequence ATGCATATCGACTTCGATTTCCTGTTCGACACGCTGCGCCAGTTGCTCGGCGCCGTGCCGACCACACTCGGCCTGTTCTTCTCGTCGCTGATCCTGGGCGGTCTGCTGTCGCTCGTGATCGTCACGATGCGGGTCTCGCCGCACTGGCTGCCGAACCGCTTCGCACGCGCCTATATCCTCGTGTTTCGCGGCTCGCCGCTGCTGATCCAGATGTTTCTCGTCTACTACGGACTCGGCCAGTTCGGCGTGATACGCGAGAGTTTCCTGTGGCCGGTGCTGCGCGAACCGTATATGTGCGCGGTGCTCTCGCTCGCCTTGTGTACGGCCGGCTATACCGCCGAGATCATCCGCGGCGGCCTGATGGCCGTGCCGGTTGGACAGATCGAAGCGGGCTATGCCATCGGCCTGTCCGGCTTCGCGTTGCTGCGCCGCGTGATCGGACCGATTGCGCTGCGCCAGTGCCTGCCCGCGTATTCCACTGAAGCGGTGTTGCTGGTGAAGTCGACGGCGCTCGCGAGTCTCGTCACCGTGTGGGAAGTGACCGGCGTCGCGCAGCAGATCATCCAGCAAACCTATCGGACAACTGAAGTTTTTATCTGCGCCGCGTTGATCTACCTGTTCCTCAATTTCGTGATCGTGCGCCTGTTGGGCCTGCTCGAAGTGCGCCTGTCGCGTCATCTGCGCGCGGTGCCGGTCCAGGTCGCCTCGCGCCCGGTTTCCGCCACCACCGAAGCACGTCGTGCCGCGCACTGA
- the hutC gene encoding histidine utilization repressor yields MTLNNAPSDTTQLRPGNASEAPVKATPAYEQIKRYVVKRISEGDWKPGGLIPSETELVKEFGVARMTVSRALRELTAERVLTRVQGSGTFVAPQRYESTVLEIRNIADEIAARGHRHMAHVLALEPSDDAQALDALGLSAGPAFHSRIVHSEEGEPIQYEDRYVNPKVFPEYLRQDFTLETPNHYMVRLAPIQRAEFRIYAQKPDAHVRRHLLMEIGEPCLLLWRRTWVGEAVATSVQLWHPASRFHLAGNV; encoded by the coding sequence ATGACTCTAAATAACGCGCCATCCGACACCACCCAGCTCCGCCCGGGCAATGCCAGCGAGGCGCCTGTCAAAGCCACGCCGGCCTACGAGCAGATCAAGCGCTATGTCGTGAAGCGGATCTCGGAAGGCGACTGGAAGCCGGGCGGCCTGATTCCATCGGAGACCGAACTGGTCAAGGAATTCGGCGTGGCGCGCATGACGGTGTCGCGCGCGCTGCGCGAGCTGACCGCCGAACGCGTGTTGACGCGCGTGCAGGGCTCGGGCACTTTCGTCGCGCCGCAGCGCTATGAATCGACGGTTCTCGAGATTCGCAACATCGCCGACGAGATCGCCGCGCGCGGCCATCGGCACATGGCGCACGTGCTGGCGCTCGAACCGAGCGACGATGCACAGGCGCTCGATGCGCTCGGCCTGTCCGCCGGCCCCGCGTTTCATTCGCGCATCGTGCATAGCGAAGAGGGCGAGCCGATCCAGTACGAAGACCGCTACGTCAATCCCAAGGTGTTCCCCGAGTATCTGCGGCAGGACTTCACGCTCGAAACGCCGAATCACTACATGGTGCGGCTCGCGCCGATCCAGCGCGCCGAGTTTCGCATCTACGCGCAAAAGCCCGACGCGCATGTGCGCCGGCACCTGCTGATGGAGATTGGCGAGCCGTGCCTGCTGTTGTGGCGCCGCACGTGGGTCGGCGAAGCGGTGGCGACGTCGGTGCAACTGTGGCATCCGGCCTCGCGCTTTCATCTGGCGGGCAACGTCTGA
- a CDS encoding carbohydrate porin: MKFAQSKRRASDARPSRNATPRGRAARKPGLPSIRSVALYTAFAWASLTAAAAMAETNPDAAPNDAPEADLSIQAQPTSQWTGVWNRGNLLGDIGGLRPWLGKYGVTFGLTETSEYLYNARGGLNTGGTYDGLTTATVQVDTKKAFGLPGGLFNVSALNIHGQNLSADNLGTLNTASGIEAQDTTRLWELWYQQSFLNNKMDVKVGQQSIDQEFIGSQSAGLFVNTMFGWPALPSYDMPSGGPAYPLADLGVRVRGQITPTLTALAGVFDGDPLGNNPNNISGTNFNLHTSALYIGELQYALNQPGDGEMVGAGNTGLPGSYKLGFWYNTGSFADEYYDNTGVSLANPNSTGVAAQHRGDYSFYAVADQMVWRPDPDEPRSINVFARVMGAPGDRNLVDFSANLGVVMKAPFAGRDNDTVGLALTYIKVSNSVENLDLDNRAFLNSPYGVRTQETTLEATYQFQVNPWWQIQADAQYTFNAGAGQNPSDPTQALRNTLVVGVRTNITF; encoded by the coding sequence ATGAAGTTCGCCCAGTCCAAACGACGCGCGTCAGACGCGCGTCCATCCAGGAATGCTACACCGCGCGGTCGCGCCGCACGCAAGCCAGGTCTGCCCTCGATTCGCAGCGTGGCGCTTTACACAGCATTCGCCTGGGCCTCGCTGACGGCGGCCGCCGCGATGGCCGAGACCAATCCCGACGCCGCGCCGAACGACGCGCCCGAGGCCGACCTGAGCATTCAGGCGCAGCCCACCAGCCAATGGACCGGCGTGTGGAACCGCGGCAACCTGCTCGGCGACATCGGCGGCCTGCGTCCGTGGCTCGGCAAGTACGGCGTGACGTTCGGCCTGACCGAGACCAGCGAATATCTTTACAACGCGCGCGGCGGCCTGAACACGGGCGGCACCTATGACGGCCTGACGACGGCCACGGTCCAGGTGGATACGAAGAAGGCATTCGGCCTGCCGGGCGGTCTCTTCAACGTCAGCGCGCTGAACATCCACGGCCAGAATCTGAGCGCCGACAATCTCGGCACGCTGAATACCGCGAGCGGGATCGAGGCGCAGGATACGACCCGTCTGTGGGAGCTGTGGTACCAGCAGTCCTTCCTGAACAACAAGATGGACGTCAAGGTCGGTCAGCAGAGTATCGATCAGGAGTTCATCGGCAGCCAGAGCGCCGGCCTGTTCGTCAATACGATGTTCGGCTGGCCCGCGCTGCCGTCGTACGACATGCCGTCGGGCGGCCCGGCCTACCCGCTCGCCGACCTCGGCGTGCGCGTGCGCGGCCAGATCACGCCGACCTTGACCGCCCTCGCAGGCGTGTTCGACGGCGACCCGCTCGGCAACAATCCGAACAATATCAGCGGCACGAATTTCAACCTGCACACCAGCGCGCTGTATATCGGCGAACTGCAGTACGCGTTGAACCAGCCGGGCGACGGCGAGATGGTCGGCGCCGGCAACACCGGCCTGCCCGGCAGCTACAAGCTCGGCTTCTGGTACAACACCGGCAGCTTCGCCGACGAGTACTACGACAACACCGGCGTGTCGCTGGCGAACCCGAATTCGACGGGCGTCGCTGCGCAGCATCGCGGCGACTACAGTTTCTATGCCGTGGCAGACCAGATGGTGTGGCGTCCGGATCCGGACGAGCCGCGCAGCATCAACGTGTTCGCCCGGGTGATGGGCGCACCGGGCGACCGCAACCTCGTCGACTTCTCCGCCAACCTCGGCGTAGTGATGAAGGCGCCGTTCGCCGGACGCGACAACGACACCGTGGGCCTCGCACTGACCTACATCAAGGTCAGCAATAGCGTGGAGAACCTCGATCTCGACAATCGGGCCTTCCTGAACAGTCCGTACGGCGTGCGCACGCAGGAAACCACCCTGGAAGCGACCTATCAGTTTCAGGTCAATCCGTGGTGGCAGATCCAGGCCGACGCGCAATACACGTTCAATGCCGGCGCCGGACAGAACCCGAGCGACCCGACTCAGGCGCTGCGCAACACTCTTGTTGTCGGCGTGCGAACCAACATCACGTTCTGA
- the hutC gene encoding histidine utilization repressor, with protein MNTARYEQVKSHIRRTIDSGARQPGDRIPSELDLVAALGVSRMTVNRALRELAEEGLVTRVSGVGTFVAEAKPQSTLLMIAHIGDEIRSRGHEYSYATLLKQRETAPVLVSNALGLAPGTSVFHVICVHRENGLPVQLEDRYVNPATAPEFLLQDFAAIRPSEYLYNVVPVHDVEHVVDAGLPTRDEAGLLEIRAEEPCLTLVRRTWTSGVAVTFARFVHPGSRYRLGCRFAPDLSQRQG; from the coding sequence ATGAACACCGCGCGCTACGAACAGGTCAAGAGCCACATCCGCCGCACCATCGACTCGGGCGCGCGGCAGCCCGGCGACCGCATCCCGTCGGAACTGGACCTTGTCGCAGCGTTAGGCGTGTCGCGCATGACCGTCAACCGTGCCTTGCGCGAACTCGCCGAGGAAGGGCTCGTCACGCGCGTCTCGGGTGTGGGCACCTTCGTAGCGGAGGCGAAACCGCAATCCACCTTGCTGATGATCGCCCACATCGGCGACGAGATCCGCTCGCGCGGTCATGAGTACAGCTACGCAACGCTGCTCAAGCAACGGGAGACCGCACCGGTTCTGGTGTCGAACGCATTGGGCCTGGCGCCGGGCACCTCGGTGTTTCACGTGATCTGTGTCCACCGCGAAAACGGCCTGCCCGTGCAGCTCGAAGACCGTTACGTCAATCCAGCCACGGCGCCGGAATTCTTGCTGCAGGACTTCGCGGCGATCCGGCCGTCCGAGTATCTCTACAACGTCGTGCCCGTGCACGACGTCGAACATGTCGTCGACGCGGGCCTGCCTACTCGTGACGAAGCCGGGTTACTCGAAATCCGCGCAGAGGAGCCGTGCCTGACGCTGGTGCGGCGCACATGGACGAGCGGCGTGGCGGTGACGTTCGCCCGCTTCGTGCATCCGGGTTCGCGCTACCGGCTGGGCTGCCGGTTCGCGCCGGACCTCTCGCAGCGCCAGGGCTGA
- the efeB gene encoding iron uptake transporter deferrochelatase/peroxidase subunit encodes MANDTHPPKRPARRGFLKAGGAAVAAGASLSATSVAHAALGKPQAHTDDPYLAVEPFFGEHQGGIVTPQQAHIYVAALDLTTTKRDDVIALLRTWTDAAARMTQGLPAGALPGADGKAAPDSGDVLGLGAAGLTVTFGFGPGLFTSDGKDRYGIASKRPAALVDLPRFNGDQLLPEKTGGDLFIQACANDAQVAFHAVRQLARQSYGIATMRWGQAGFVSGPRGQTPRNLMGFKDGTNNPSTKKPELMNQFVWANGADAPWMQGGSYGVVRRIRITLEHWDMTEEDFQEQVFGRHKYSGAPIGKKNEFDPLDLDAQDKDGNPVIPENSHVRLSNQATNNGAQILRRSYSYNDSSNFYIERWPPWRQETEYDTGLIFIAYQGDPRTGFIPINEKLSKFDMMNQFTTHVGSAVFACPPGAKPGSYIGAGLFET; translated from the coding sequence ATGGCAAACGATACACATCCCCCCAAGCGGCCTGCCCGGCGCGGCTTTCTGAAGGCGGGAGGGGCGGCGGTCGCAGCAGGCGCGAGCCTGTCCGCGACCAGCGTCGCCCACGCCGCACTCGGCAAGCCGCAAGCGCACACCGACGATCCCTACCTCGCCGTCGAACCGTTCTTCGGCGAGCATCAGGGCGGCATCGTCACGCCGCAGCAAGCGCATATCTACGTGGCCGCGCTCGATCTCACGACGACCAAGCGCGACGACGTGATCGCCCTGCTGCGCACCTGGACCGACGCCGCCGCGCGCATGACCCAGGGCCTGCCCGCAGGCGCGCTGCCCGGCGCCGACGGCAAAGCCGCGCCGGATTCCGGCGACGTGCTGGGCCTCGGCGCGGCCGGCCTGACGGTGACCTTCGGCTTCGGCCCAGGTCTGTTCACCTCGGACGGCAAGGACCGCTACGGCATCGCCAGCAAGCGCCCGGCGGCGCTCGTCGATCTGCCGCGCTTTAACGGCGACCAGTTGCTGCCGGAAAAAACCGGCGGCGACCTGTTCATCCAGGCGTGTGCGAACGACGCGCAAGTGGCTTTCCATGCGGTGCGCCAACTGGCGCGCCAGAGCTACGGCATTGCGACGATGCGCTGGGGCCAGGCCGGCTTCGTGTCGGGTCCGCGCGGGCAAACGCCGCGTAACCTGATGGGCTTCAAGGACGGCACCAACAACCCGTCGACGAAAAAGCCCGAGCTGATGAACCAGTTCGTCTGGGCGAACGGCGCGGACGCACCGTGGATGCAGGGCGGCTCGTACGGCGTCGTGCGCCGCATCCGCATCACGCTCGAACACTGGGACATGACGGAAGAGGATTTCCAGGAACAGGTGTTCGGCCGTCACAAGTACAGCGGTGCGCCGATCGGCAAGAAGAACGAATTCGACCCGCTCGATCTCGACGCGCAGGACAAGGACGGCAATCCGGTGATTCCGGAAAACTCGCATGTCCGGCTGTCGAACCAGGCGACCAATAACGGCGCGCAGATTCTGCGCCGCTCGTATTCGTACAACGACAGCTCGAATTTCTACATCGAGCGCTGGCCGCCATGGCGCCAGGAAACCGAGTACGACACGGGGCTGATTTTCATTGCCTACCAGGGCGACCCGCGTACCGGCTTTATCCCCATCAACGAGAAGCTCTCGAAGTTCGACATGATGAACCAGTTCACGACGCACGTCGGCAGCGCGGTGTTTGCCTGCCCGCCGGGCGCCAAACCGGGTTCGTACATCGGCGCGGGGCTGTTCGAAACGTAA
- a CDS encoding aromatic amino acid ammonia-lyase, with translation MAVIRSDRPLDWRQVAAVAAGEPLELSADARARIAAAHVLVEQIVERGIRAYGVNTGVGALCDVIVSPSEQRTLSRNILMSHAVGVGTPLGVAETRAIMAAALNNFAHGHSGIRLAVAEQLVALLDADCLPEVPAFGSVGYLSHMAHIALVCIGEGHARYRGERLSGREALQRLGLEPLVLDAKEGLSLVNGTPCVTGLAALALARAARLLDWTDAVAAMSFENLRGQLAAFDAESLALRISPGLNVVGERMRGALAESGILAAAVGRRTQDPLSMRTIPHVHGAARDVLSATAEVVNRELASITDNPIVAGTPEAPRVYSQAHAVGASIALAMDSLATAIAQVAAMAERRLDRLVNPLVSGLPAFLAEPGGTCSGFMIAQYTAASLVAQNRRLAMPASLDGGITSGLQEDHLCHATPAALKALEIVDNAGRIVAVELLAASQAYDLQTLDAARAPYTDSLWRGVRSLVPTYRDDRPLAEDMALAFRMIADTEPPPLPNPGKMRPAAAGVVGHTGYATAGEANPTAAHLPDAAGRDLQSAA, from the coding sequence ATGGCTGTCATTCGTTCCGATCGTCCTCTCGACTGGCGTCAGGTTGCGGCCGTGGCCGCAGGCGAGCCGCTCGAGCTTTCCGCCGATGCGCGGGCGCGCATTGCGGCGGCGCATGTCCTCGTCGAACAGATCGTCGAGCGTGGGATTCGCGCTTATGGCGTGAATACCGGCGTGGGCGCCTTGTGCGATGTGATCGTGTCGCCGTCCGAGCAGCGCACGCTGTCGCGCAATATCCTGATGAGCCATGCGGTGGGCGTCGGCACGCCGCTCGGCGTCGCCGAAACGCGCGCCATCATGGCCGCGGCGCTCAACAATTTCGCCCACGGGCATTCGGGCATCCGGCTCGCGGTCGCCGAGCAGCTGGTGGCGCTGCTCGATGCCGATTGTCTGCCCGAAGTGCCGGCGTTCGGCTCGGTCGGCTATCTGAGCCATATGGCGCATATCGCGCTGGTGTGCATCGGCGAGGGCCATGCGCGCTATCGCGGCGAGCGCTTGAGCGGCCGCGAGGCCCTGCAGCGGCTCGGGCTCGAGCCGCTGGTGCTCGATGCCAAGGAGGGCCTTAGCCTCGTCAACGGCACGCCGTGCGTGACGGGACTCGCGGCGCTGGCGCTGGCGCGCGCCGCGCGGCTGCTCGACTGGACCGACGCGGTGGCGGCCATGAGCTTCGAGAACCTGCGCGGCCAACTGGCGGCGTTCGACGCCGAATCGCTGGCGTTGCGGATCTCGCCGGGACTGAACGTGGTGGGCGAAAGAATGCGCGGCGCGCTTGCCGAGAGCGGCATCCTGGCCGCGGCGGTGGGCCGTCGTACGCAAGACCCGCTGAGCATGCGGACCATCCCGCACGTGCACGGCGCGGCGCGCGACGTGCTGAGCGCGACGGCGGAAGTCGTCAATCGCGAACTGGCGTCGATCACCGACAATCCGATCGTCGCCGGTACGCCCGAAGCGCCGCGCGTCTATTCGCAGGCGCATGCGGTGGGCGCCTCGATCGCGCTGGCGATGGACAGCCTCGCCACGGCGATTGCCCAGGTGGCGGCGATGGCCGAGCGCCGCCTCGACCGCCTCGTCAATCCACTGGTCAGCGGCCTGCCGGCGTTTCTCGCCGAGCCGGGCGGCACCTGTTCGGGCTTCATGATTGCGCAGTACACCGCGGCCTCGCTCGTCGCGCAAAACCGCCGCCTCGCGATGCCCGCGAGTCTGGACGGCGGTATCACCTCCGGCCTGCAGGAAGACCATCTGTGTCACGCGACGCCGGCGGCGCTCAAGGCGCTGGAAATCGTCGACAACGCCGGACGCATCGTGGCAGTCGAATTGCTCGCGGCATCCCAGGCCTATGATCTGCAGACGCTCGATGCAGCGCGCGCACCGTACACCGATTCGCTCTGGCGCGGCGTGCGCAGTCTCGTGCCGACGTATCGCGACGACCGGCCGCTCGCCGAGGACATGGCGCTCGCGTTCCGTATGATTGCGGACACCGAGCCGCCGCCGCTGCCGAACCCGGGTAAGATGCGGCCAGCCGCCGCCGGCGTAGTCGGGCACACCGGTTATGCAACGGCCGGCGAAGCGAACCCAACGGCTGCCCATTTGCCTGACGCCGCCGGGCGAGATCTGCAATCGGCGGCATGA
- a CDS encoding ABC transporter ATP-binding protein, producing the protein MNATAPVALSVKNIHKSFGDHHVLKGISLDAHQGDVISILGASGSGKSTFLRCLNLLETPDDGSVALAGEELKMKRRGDGKMQPSDRRQVDRIRSQLGMVFQNFNLWSHMTVLENLIEGPMRVQKRSRAEAVEEAEALLAKVGLAEKRGHYPAHLSGGQQQRVAIARALAMHPKVMLFDEPTSALDPELVGEVLRVMRSLAEEGRTMLVVTHEMGFARHVSNRVMFLHQGEVEADGTPDEVFGELKSERFKQFVSSHHHRTAN; encoded by the coding sequence ATGAACGCTACGGCACCCGTTGCATTGTCGGTCAAGAACATTCACAAGTCGTTCGGCGACCACCACGTCCTCAAGGGCATCTCGCTCGACGCGCACCAGGGCGACGTGATCTCGATCCTCGGCGCGAGCGGTTCGGGCAAGAGCACTTTCCTGCGCTGCCTGAACCTGCTGGAAACGCCCGATGACGGTTCGGTCGCGCTGGCCGGCGAAGAACTCAAGATGAAGCGCCGCGGCGACGGCAAGATGCAGCCGAGCGACCGCCGCCAGGTGGACCGCATCCGCTCGCAACTCGGCATGGTGTTTCAGAACTTCAACCTGTGGTCGCATATGACGGTGCTCGAGAACCTGATCGAAGGTCCGATGCGCGTGCAAAAACGCAGCCGCGCCGAGGCCGTCGAAGAAGCCGAAGCGCTGCTCGCCAAGGTCGGTCTCGCGGAAAAGCGCGGCCATTATCCGGCGCATCTGTCGGGTGGCCAGCAGCAGCGCGTGGCGATTGCGCGGGCGCTGGCGATGCATCCGAAGGTCATGCTGTTCGACGAGCCGACTTCGGCGCTCGACCCGGAACTGGTCGGCGAAGTCTTGCGCGTGATGCGCTCGCTGGCGGAAGAAGGCCGCACCATGCTGGTCGTCACGCACGAAATGGGCTTTGCGCGCCATGTGTCGAACCGCGTGATGTTCCTGCATCAAGGCGAGGTCGAAGCGGACGGTACGCCCGACGAGGTGTTCGGCGAACTCAAGTCCGAGCGTTTCAAGCAATTCGTCTCGAGCCACCACCACCGTACTGCGAACTGA
- a CDS encoding methyltransferase family protein: MVKNLLLQLALWFAFMAALLFGAAGTLHWVAAWWFLLEWAVLGLWLGLWLARHDPALLTERLKPIVQPQQSRWDQIFMAYVGVVWIGWLILMGLDAGRFHWSSMPGWLNGLGALGMFVCIYACRSVFRANSFAAPVVKIQSERGHTVSDTGPYAYVRHPMYASALPFLVGTPLLLGSWWGLACVPLLVAGIGYRAVREERMLAEQLEGYAAYAARVRYRFVPYIW, encoded by the coding sequence ATGGTCAAGAACCTGCTGCTTCAATTGGCGCTCTGGTTTGCCTTCATGGCGGCCCTGCTGTTCGGTGCCGCCGGCACGCTGCACTGGGTCGCGGCCTGGTGGTTTCTGCTCGAATGGGCGGTGCTTGGCCTGTGGTTAGGCCTGTGGCTCGCGCGGCATGATCCGGCGCTGCTCACCGAACGGCTGAAACCCATCGTGCAGCCGCAACAGAGCCGCTGGGACCAGATCTTCATGGCTTATGTGGGCGTCGTCTGGATTGGCTGGTTGATCCTGATGGGACTCGACGCCGGCCGCTTTCATTGGTCGTCCATGCCGGGCTGGCTGAATGGGCTCGGCGCGCTCGGCATGTTCGTGTGCATCTACGCGTGCCGCTCGGTGTTCCGCGCCAATAGCTTCGCGGCGCCGGTCGTCAAGATCCAGTCCGAACGCGGCCACACGGTCAGCGACACAGGACCGTACGCCTACGTCAGGCATCCCATGTACGCGTCCGCACTGCCGTTTCTCGTCGGCACGCCGTTGCTGCTGGGTTCCTGGTGGGGGCTCGCCTGTGTGCCGTTGCTGGTGGCCGGCATCGGCTATCGCGCGGTGCGGGAGGAGCGCATGCTCGCCGAGCAACTCGAAGGCTATGCCGCGTATGCCGCTCGCGTGCGCTATCGGTTCGTGCCGTATATCTGGTAG